One window of Nicotiana tomentosiformis chromosome 11, ASM39032v3, whole genome shotgun sequence genomic DNA carries:
- the LOC104101756 gene encoding eukaryotic peptide chain release factor subunit 1-3-like yields the protein MTDGHDNDKNIEIWKIKKLIKALEAARGNGTSMISLIMPPRDQVSRVTKMLGDEFGTASNIKSRVNRQSVLGAITSAQQRLKLYNKVPPNGLVLYTGTIMTEDGKEKKVTIDFEPFRPINASLYLCDNKFHTEALNELLESDDKFGFIIMDGNGTLFGTLSGNTREVLHKFSVDLPKKHGRGGQSALRFARLRMEKRHNYVRKTAELATQFYINPATSQPNVSGLILAGSADFKTELSQSDMFDPRLQAKILNVVDVSYGGENGFNQAIELSAEILANVKFIQEKKLIGKYFEEISQDTGKYVFGVDDTLKVLEMGAIETLIVWENLDMTRYVLKNNTSGETIIKHLNKEQDTVQSNFRDPATNAELEIQDKLPLLEWFANEYRRFGCSLEFVTNKSQEGSQFCRGFGGIGGILRYQLDVRAFDDLSDEGEFYEDSE from the coding sequence ATGACTGACGGTCATGATAATGATAAGAATATTGAGATATGGAAGATTAAGAAACTTATAAAGGCACTTGAAGCTGCTCGAGGCAATGGCACCAGCATGATTTCTCTTATCATGCCTCCACGGGATCAAGTATCTAGGGTCACTAAGATGCTTGGAGATGAGTTTGGAACTGCATCAAACATTAAAAGTAGAGTTAATCGTCAATCTGTGTTGGGTGCAATCACATCTGCTCAGCAGAGACTTAAACTCTATAACAAGGTTCCACCAAATGGGCTTGTGCTTTACACTGGAACGATTATGACCGAAGATGGGAAAGAGAAGAAGGTCACAATTGATTTTGAGCCCTTCAGGCCCATTAACGCATCTCTATATCTTTGTGATAACAAGTTCCACACAGAAGCCCTGAATGAACTTTTGGAATCTGATGACAAGTTTGGATTTATTATAATGGATGGAAATGGGACACTTTTCGGGACATTGAGTGGCAATACCAGGGAGGTTCTTCACAAGTTTAGTGTTGATCTGCCCAAAAAACATGGAAGAGGAGGACAGTCAGCACTGCGTTTTGCTCGTCTTCGGATGGAGAAACGGCACAACTATGTGAGGAAAACGGCAGAGCTTGCAACCCAATTTTATATTAATCCTGCCACCAGTCAGCCCAATGTTTCAGGCCTGATACTAGCTGGATCAGCTGACTTTAAGACAGAGCTTAGCCAGTCTGATATGTTTGATCCCCGTCTTCAGGCAAAAATATTAAATGTGGTGGATGTTTCTTATGGAGGAGAAAATGGTTTCAATCAAGCAATTGAGTTGTCTGCTGAGATCTTAGCCAACGTGAAATTTATACAGGAGAAGAAATTGATAGGCAAGTATTTTGAGGAGATCAGTCAGGACACTGGGAAGTATGTTTTTGGGGTTGATGATACCTTGAAAGTTCTGGAAATGGGTGCTATTGAGACCCTTATTGTGTGGGAAAATCTGGACATGACTAGGTATGTGCTGAAAAATAACACGTCCGGAGAAACAATCATTAAGCACTTGAATAAGGAGCAAGACACTGTCCAAAGTAACTTCCGTGATCCTGCTACTAATGCGGAGTTAGAAATTCAGGATAAATTGCCACTACTTGAGTGGTTTGCGAATGAGTACAGGAGATTTGGTTGTAGTCTGGAGTTTGTTACCAACAAATCACAAGAAGGATCTCAGTTTTGCCGTGGTTTTGGTGGCATTGGAGGGATTCTGCGCTACCAGCTTGATGTGCGAGCTTTTGATGACCTTTCTGACGAAGGTGAATTTTATGAAGATTCTGAATAG